Proteins from one Pleurocapsa minor HA4230-MV1 genomic window:
- a CDS encoding DNA-formamidopyrimidine glycosylase, translating into MPELPEVETVRRGLNNLTLQQKILGGEVLLPRTLAYPPEIEQFWQGITGVAIAQWHRRGKYLLAQLESDPKTQSKPDRPAGWLGVHLRMTGQLLWLPQDAPLQKHTRIRLFFPDRQELRFVDTRTFGKVWYCPPETELESVITGLQKLGPEPFADDFSVKYFTEKLHNCRRQIKTLLLDQAIVAGIGNIYADEALFQSGILPHTVAAELKPKQIKKLHQAIIDVLQTSIDKGGTTFSDFLDLLGVSGNYGDAALVYGRKNQPCKVCDTPIEKIKLGGRSSHFCPQCQE; encoded by the coding sequence TTGCCTGAACTTCCAGAAGTAGAAACAGTCCGACGCGGATTAAACAATTTAACTCTCCAGCAGAAAATTCTAGGAGGAGAAGTTTTATTACCCAGGACTTTAGCTTATCCGCCTGAAATCGAACAATTTTGGCAAGGAATTACGGGAGTGGCGATCGCCCAGTGGCATAGAAGAGGTAAATATCTTTTGGCTCAATTAGAAAGCGATCCGAAGACTCAGTCTAAGCCTGATCGCCCCGCAGGTTGGTTAGGGGTACATCTACGCATGACGGGACAGCTTCTATGGCTACCGCAGGATGCTCCTCTCCAAAAACATACTCGTATTCGTTTGTTCTTCCCCGATCGCCAAGAGTTACGCTTTGTTGATACTCGCACCTTTGGCAAGGTTTGGTATTGTCCCCCTGAAACTGAACTTGAGTCTGTGATTACAGGCCTACAAAAATTAGGCCCTGAACCCTTTGCCGATGATTTCTCAGTCAAGTATTTTACCGAAAAGCTCCATAATTGTCGTCGTCAGATCAAAACTCTGCTGTTAGATCAAGCGATCGTGGCGGGAATAGGCAATATCTACGCCGATGAAGCTCTATTTCAAAGTGGAATTTTACCCCATACAGTAGCTGCCGAGCTAAAACCAAAGCAAATCAAAAAACTTCACCAAGCAATTATAGATGTTTTGCAAACTTCGATTGACAAAGGCGGAACAACTTTTAGTGACTTTCTCGATCTCCTAGGGGTTAGCGGTAATTATGGTGATGCTGCTCTAGTTTATGGCAGAAAAAATCAACCGTGCAAAGTTTGTGATACTCCCATTGAGAAAATTAAGCTGGGTGGGCGATCTTCACATTTTTGTCCTCAGTGTCAAGAGTAA
- a CDS encoding ATP-binding protein — translation MRSGKSTQASKLANEYDAILLSEDEWLAAVYPEEIKVFADYLKYSSRLKPLLKKHVQNLLNSDISVVMDFPGNTPNQRAWFKEIFSEDKIPHKLYYLEASDELCLKQIEQRRKINPNSANFDTEKVFHQVNSYFQPPTEEEGFNIQIERRENT, via the coding sequence ATGAGGTCTGGTAAATCGACCCAAGCGAGCAAACTAGCGAATGAATATGATGCCATACTACTTTCTGAAGATGAATGGTTGGCAGCTGTTTATCCTGAAGAAATTAAAGTATTTGCTGATTATCTAAAATATTCATCGCGTCTCAAGCCTTTACTAAAGAAACACGTTCAAAATCTCTTAAATTCTGATATTTCCGTAGTTATGGATTTTCCAGGTAATACGCCTAATCAACGAGCTTGGTTCAAAGAAATATTTTCCGAGGATAAAATACCACATAAATTATATTACCTTGAAGCAAGTGATGAACTTTGTCTAAAACAGATCGAACAACGGCGAAAAATTAACCCAAATTCCGCTAATTTTGATACCGAAAAAGTGTTTCATCAAGTAAATAGTTATTTTCAACCTCCTACCGAAGAAGAGGGTTTTAATATCCAAATAGAAAGAAGAGAAAATACATAA
- a CDS encoding TIGR02588 family protein, which yields MSKNSPKRSLAEKVSLSISLFLLSIIVALICYTWITGDTNPPILSVSTAKVRQVNQQYYVPFTLTNFGGKTANSVEVVGELVTPEATQVGHQEIDFLSRQETVSGEFIFDQDPQAGKLSVRVASYQEP from the coding sequence ATGTCCAAAAATTCTCCCAAGCGATCGCTAGCTGAAAAAGTCAGCTTGAGTATTTCATTGTTCTTGTTAAGTATCATTGTTGCCTTGATTTGCTATACCTGGATCACGGGAGATACAAATCCGCCAATTTTATCTGTATCTACTGCTAAAGTAAGACAGGTTAATCAGCAATATTACGTCCCGTTTACCCTCACCAACTTTGGGGGAAAAACTGCTAATTCGGTTGAAGTTGTCGGTGAACTGGTTACTCCAGAAGCAACCCAAGTTGGTCACCAAGAAATCGATTTCTTGTCTCGTCAAGAAACTGTGTCTGGAGAATTTATTTTTGACCAAGATCCCCAAGCAGGAAAATTGAGCGTTAGAGTAGCCAGTTATCAAGAACCATAA